One window from the genome of Lentibacillus daqui encodes:
- a CDS encoding ectoine synthase, translating to MIVKSLEDIIGTEDETSDGNWTSRRFLLKKDNVGFSVNDTVIKAGTENYFWYKNHIESVYLIEGEGEIEKVETGEVWQLKPGTMYTLNENDKHIVRARTQMRMVCVFNPPLVGRETHNEEGYYPLLTE from the coding sequence ATGATCGTAAAATCGCTGGAAGATATCATTGGAACGGAAGACGAAACATCAGATGGGAATTGGACGAGTCGCCGGTTTTTATTAAAAAAAGATAATGTTGGTTTCAGTGTTAATGATACTGTCATTAAAGCAGGTACGGAAAATTACTTCTGGTACAAAAACCATATTGAGTCGGTATATCTGATAGAAGGAGAAGGTGAAATCGAGAAGGTAGAAACCGGGGAGGTATGGCAACTGAAACCGGGAACCATGTATACTTTAAATGAAAATGACAAACATATCGTCCGCGCCAGAACCCAAATGCGCATGGTCTGCGTATTCAACCCGCCACTAGTTGGTCGCGAAACACATAACGAAGAAGGATATTATCCGTTGTTGACGGAATAA
- the ectB gene encoding diaminobutyrate--2-oxoglutarate transaminase, producing MKTFEELESTVRSYSRSWPTVFTKAKGYKLWDIDDKEYIDFFAGAGALNYGHNNDAMQEKLINYIRKDGIIHSLDMGTTPRQEFLERFNDIILQPRELDYQVMFPGPTGTNTVESALKIARKVTGRDTVISFTNAFHGMTIGSLSVTGNSFKRHGAGIPLHHSVSMPFDEYVEDQDSIAYLERFLEDSGSGVALPAAIILETVQGEGGMNAARMEWLKKVENICRRWDILLIVDDVQAGCGRTGTFFSFEPAGINPDIVCLSKSIGGIGLPMAITLIKPEYDQWGPGEHNGTFRGNNLAFLAATEALTYWETAEFSDAIMKKADFLHDRINRIIPKYPELNGEARGRGLMQGIAIDNTDDLTAKICSEAFERGLIIETSGPTDEVIKFLPPLIIDEAGLEKGMNILDASINQVLQ from the coding sequence ATGAAAACGTTTGAAGAATTGGAATCGACGGTAAGAAGCTACAGTCGTAGTTGGCCAACTGTTTTTACGAAGGCCAAAGGGTATAAGCTGTGGGATATTGATGATAAAGAATACATTGATTTTTTTGCTGGGGCAGGGGCGTTAAATTACGGCCATAATAATGATGCCATGCAAGAAAAGTTGATTAATTATATTCGAAAAGACGGAATTATTCATAGCCTCGATATGGGAACAACCCCTAGACAAGAATTTTTAGAACGCTTTAATGATATTATTCTGCAACCAAGAGAACTTGATTATCAGGTGATGTTTCCTGGACCAACCGGAACCAATACGGTTGAAAGTGCTTTGAAAATTGCCAGAAAAGTAACCGGGCGCGATACGGTCATTAGTTTTACCAATGCCTTTCACGGGATGACCATTGGTTCGCTGTCTGTAACTGGAAATTCCTTTAAGCGTCATGGGGCGGGCATTCCACTGCATCATTCGGTATCGATGCCATTTGATGAATATGTAGAGGACCAGGATTCGATCGCATATCTGGAACGATTTTTAGAAGATAGCGGCAGTGGTGTAGCGCTACCGGCAGCGATTATTTTGGAAACTGTTCAAGGAGAAGGTGGCATGAATGCTGCTCGGATGGAATGGCTGAAAAAAGTTGAAAATATTTGCCGGCGCTGGGATATTTTGCTCATTGTCGATGATGTCCAGGCTGGATGCGGGCGAACGGGAACTTTCTTCAGCTTTGAACCAGCGGGAATTAATCCGGACATTGTTTGCCTGTCTAAATCGATTGGCGGAATTGGACTGCCCATGGCGATCACCTTAATCAAACCGGAATATGATCAATGGGGACCAGGCGAGCATAATGGGACATTCCGCGGCAATAATCTGGCTTTTCTTGCAGCTACCGAAGCGCTAACCTACTGGGAGACAGCTGAGTTTAGTGATGCAATTATGAAAAAAGCGGACTTCTTGCATGATAGAATTAACCGAATCATCCCAAAATACCCTGAATTAAACGGAGAAGCACGTGGTCGAGGCTTAATGCAAGGGATCGCCATTGATAACACAGATGACCTAACCGCAAAAATTTGTTCCGAAGCATTTGAACGTGGATTAATCATAGAAACATCTGGACCTACTGATGAGGTTATTAAATTTTTGCCGCCACTAATTATTGACGAAGCAGGTCTGGAAAAAGGCATGAACATTCTAGATGCAAGCATTAATCAGGTTTTGCAGTAA
- the ectA gene encoding diaminobutyrate acetyltransferase: MLTTKEFHFRRPEKNDGAAVWELVNDTGVLDLNSSYSYLMWCEIFSETSIVVEKDGDIVGFISGFINPKNENCLFIWQVAVDESQRGNGLGTKMLLELLERDCCRDIAYVEATVSPSNIPSQHLFLGLAKKLDTKCSISNYFLSIDFPRTGHENEMLYKIGPIKEKINR; the protein is encoded by the coding sequence ATGTTAACAACAAAGGAATTTCATTTTCGCAGGCCTGAAAAAAACGATGGAGCGGCCGTTTGGGAACTGGTGAACGATACTGGTGTATTGGATCTGAACTCTTCCTACAGCTACCTGATGTGGTGTGAAATATTTTCTGAAACATCGATTGTGGTAGAGAAAGATGGGGATATTGTCGGCTTTATTTCCGGGTTTATCAATCCGAAAAATGAGAATTGTCTTTTTATCTGGCAAGTTGCTGTGGATGAATCCCAACGCGGCAATGGACTGGGAACCAAGATGTTATTGGAGTTATTGGAACGGGATTGTTGCCGAGACATTGCGTATGTAGAAGCAACGGTATCGCCATCAAACATACCGTCACAACACTTATTTTTAGGCCTGGCAAAAAAACTTGATACAAAATGTTCTATATCTAATTATTTTCTATCCATTGATTTTCCGCGAACAGGACATGAAAACGAAATGTTATACAAGATTGGTCCGATAAAGGAAAAAATAAACCGATAA
- a CDS encoding aldo/keto reductase, whose product MANQTKLGKSDINVFPVGLGTNAVGGHNIYPNMLDEEQGKNVVRTALDNGINMLDTAFIYGPERSEELVGEVMKEYRREDIVLATKGAHKFVGEDVVMDNSPAFLKQAVDDSLRRLQTDYIDLFYIHFPDEKTPKDEAVGALKELKDAGKIRSIGVSNFSLDQLKEANKDGYVDVIQSEYNLLNRKAEQDIFPYTAENRITFIPYFPLESGLLAGKYNLQTTFSDFRAQKPSFQGEAFKQNLEKVDQVREIATRYGEDVVHVVLAWYFSRPSLDVIIPGAKRPEQVASNKRAAEVHLSAEDIQKIDAIFS is encoded by the coding sequence ATGGCAAATCAAACAAAGTTGGGAAAGTCGGATATCAATGTTTTTCCTGTTGGTTTAGGTACTAACGCAGTAGGTGGACACAATATATACCCGAACATGCTTGATGAGGAGCAGGGGAAAAATGTTGTTCGTACTGCGCTCGATAATGGAATCAATATGCTGGATACTGCGTTCATTTATGGACCCGAACGTTCGGAGGAATTAGTTGGTGAAGTTATGAAAGAATACCGGCGTGAGGACATAGTACTGGCAACAAAAGGAGCACATAAGTTTGTCGGTGAGGACGTTGTCATGGATAATTCACCGGCATTTCTAAAACAGGCAGTAGATGATAGTCTGCGCCGGTTACAAACCGATTATATCGACCTATTTTACATTCATTTTCCAGATGAGAAAACGCCAAAAGATGAAGCAGTTGGCGCATTGAAAGAATTAAAAGATGCAGGAAAAATCCGCTCGATTGGCGTATCCAATTTTTCGCTTGACCAGCTGAAAGAAGCGAATAAGGATGGCTATGTCGATGTGATTCAATCAGAGTACAACCTGCTCAATCGAAAGGCAGAACAGGATATTTTTCCGTATACAGCTGAAAATCGGATTACGTTCATTCCTTATTTTCCGCTGGAATCAGGTCTTTTGGCAGGAAAATATAATCTGCAGACTACTTTTTCGGATTTTCGGGCTCAGAAGCCTAGTTTTCAGGGAGAAGCATTTAAACAAAACCTGGAAAAAGTCGATCAAGTGCGTGAGATTGCTACACGTTACGGGGAAGATGTTGTCCATGTTGTTCTTGCGTGGTATTTCAGCAGGCCATCATTGGACGTGATTATTCCCGGCGCCAAACGCCCGGAGCAAGTGGCTAGCAATAAACGGGCGGCAGAGGTTCATTTATCTGCAGAAGATATTCAAAAAATAGACGCGATTTTTTCTTAA
- a CDS encoding Hsp20/alpha crystallin family protein codes for MADNKKNQPRRFDHNHLLDQIDSFFNESFNNFHQLINKRSIRVHTHETKSSVVVEAELPGYKRDQIQLEIIGNQLRIIAEDTSSFEGKNKKGETFHKEQSYQTAERLITLPFTISEKDTSAVLKNGILKISIPKKNESRRFIDIYDNSDE; via the coding sequence ATGGCGGACAACAAAAAAAATCAACCAAGACGATTTGATCATAACCATTTGCTGGACCAGATCGATTCCTTTTTTAATGAATCCTTTAACAACTTCCATCAATTAATAAACAAACGCTCAATTCGAGTCCATACACACGAAACAAAATCCAGTGTTGTAGTTGAAGCGGAATTGCCTGGTTATAAGCGGGATCAGATCCAACTTGAAATTATCGGCAATCAATTAAGAATCATTGCTGAAGACACTTCCAGTTTTGAAGGAAAAAATAAAAAAGGTGAAACGTTCCATAAAGAACAGTCCTATCAAACAGCGGAACGTCTCATCACATTGCCATTTACCATTTCCGAAAAAGACACCAGTGCCGTCTTGAAAAATGGGATCTTGAAAATTTCCATCCCGAAAAAGAATGAAAGCAGAAGGTTTATTGATATTTATGACAATTCCGATGAGTAA